A window of Sphingobacterium sp. SRCM116780 contains these coding sequences:
- a CDS encoding nucleoside recognition domain-containing protein, whose product MALNIVWIAFFVIAFIVALVKLIFFGDTEIFMKVVNGMFDSAKNGAEISLGLVGMMTFWLGIMKIGEKAGMITLFAKAVNPFFSKLFPGIPKNHPANGSIIMNFSANMLGLDNAATPVGLKAMQELQELNPEKETATNAQIMFLVLNTAGIALIPTSVIALRMANGAANPADIFIPSLIGTFISFISGMLAVAFFQKINLFKLPILIFLGSFIALMVALYFGLNGLPADKIEVITGLIGGILIFSIIILFIVYGAFKKLNVYDAFIDGAKEGFKTSIMIIPFLIAILVAISAFRTTGCMDYIVNAIGSCFAYFGLDTRFVPALPVGLMKTLSGGGARGLMVDVMQAYGADSFQGRLASVIQGSSETTFYVLAVYFGSVGIKNTRHALVCGLIADLVGLVAAIILAYIFFG is encoded by the coding sequence ATGGCATTAAATATCGTTTGGATAGCGTTTTTTGTTATTGCATTCATTGTTGCGTTAGTAAAGCTGATTTTCTTTGGAGATACGGAGATCTTTATGAAAGTTGTGAATGGCATGTTTGATAGTGCCAAGAACGGCGCTGAAATTTCATTGGGACTAGTGGGAATGATGACTTTTTGGTTGGGCATCATGAAGATTGGTGAAAAAGCGGGCATGATTACGTTATTTGCAAAGGCTGTCAATCCTTTTTTTAGTAAGCTCTTCCCTGGTATTCCGAAAAATCATCCTGCAAACGGATCGATTATTATGAATTTTTCAGCGAATATGCTTGGCTTGGATAACGCGGCTACTCCAGTAGGTTTAAAAGCAATGCAAGAGCTGCAAGAATTGAATCCCGAAAAGGAAACGGCAACAAATGCACAAATTATGTTTTTAGTGCTCAATACGGCTGGTATCGCATTAATCCCGACATCAGTCATTGCGTTAAGAATGGCAAATGGGGCAGCCAATCCCGCAGATATCTTTATCCCTTCTTTAATTGGAACATTTATTTCCTTTATTTCAGGGATGTTAGCTGTTGCATTTTTTCAAAAAATTAATCTTTTTAAACTACCAATTCTTATCTTTCTAGGTAGTTTTATAGCGTTGATGGTGGCTTTATATTTTGGATTAAATGGCCTTCCTGCTGATAAAATTGAAGTTATTACCGGTTTGATTGGTGGTATTTTAATTTTTTCAATTATCATCTTATTTATTGTTTATGGAGCATTCAAAAAACTAAATGTTTATGATGCTTTCATTGATGGTGCAAAAGAAGGTTTTAAAACCTCCATCATGATTATTCCTTTTCTAATCGCCATACTTGTGGCTATTTCTGCATTTAGAACAACTGGCTGTATGGATTATATTGTTAATGCCATTGGGTCTTGTTTTGCATATTTTGGATTAGATACCCGATTTGTACCAGCTCTTCCAGTTGGACTGATGAAAACATTAAGTGGTGGCGGAGCAAGAGGTCTTATGGTCGATGTGATGCAGGCATATGGTGCTGATTCCTTTCAAGGAAGGCTAGCGAGTGTTATTCAAGGGTCTTCAGAAACGACTTTTTATGTATTGGCCGTGTATTTTGGTTCAGTAGGAATTAAAAATACGAGACATGCTCTTGTGTGTGGTTTAATTGCCGATTTAGTTGGCTTAGTCGCTGCTATTATTTTAGCTTATATTTTCTTTGGTTAA